The proteins below come from a single Miscanthus floridulus cultivar M001 chromosome 1, ASM1932011v1, whole genome shotgun sequence genomic window:
- the LOC136502081 gene encoding uncharacterized protein, which produces MAYVERGVVKDKQTIWRLSIISDFFRAIVNFIRIFFDTLFSVDKTDSYKKRNGAGKKWDGGPGGGGGGGGRGPFGGGGGGFGGGGGGGSRGPRTLSDIRSNDHSSLPACGSCCG; this is translated from the exons GTGTTGTCAAAGACAAGCAGACTATATGGCGACTGAGCATAATCTCAGACTTCTTTCGGGCTATTGTGAACTTCATCAGGATCTTCTTTGACACACTGTTCTCA GTGGACAAAACTGACAGCTACAAGAAACGAAATGGTGCTGGTAAGAAGTGGGATGGTGgacctggtggtggtggtggtggtggtggacgggGCCCatttggtggtggaggtggaggatttggcggcggaggtggaggtggtTCACGCGGTCCTCGCACTCTATCTGACATCCGATCCAATGACCACA GTTCTCTCCCTGCTTGTGGATCCTGCTGCGGCTAA